In Paenibacillus sp. FSL R7-0345, a single window of DNA contains:
- a CDS encoding glycosyl hydrolase family 28 protein, with translation MTMTDIFDVKRYGAAGDGVTVDTRAIQQAIDECHGSGGGTVVLSGGTFVSGTIILKSNVNLQLNPSAVLLASPDIYDFSEDTHYNRYINEKDMDRCFIYAEDAVNVSITGQGEINGNAENFPNEGSIYRPMMMRFLRCSNIHVTGLRLYNSTAWTTAFLDSENIWCENLDIRNDKKYNGDGLDYDGCRNVFISGCKILGTDDNLCLQAGSKDYPMKNVHIVNCHFTSICAGIRIGLKSVGDISSVTIHNCTFENVWREGIKIECTEGGSISDIVASGLVMRNVSRPVFILLNNRLEEIGSSIGLERMPEIGSLERIMLSDIIATDDEEMYKTHYRFTDDIMGSPSFNGIRVDACREHPIRDLILRNIMYTCAGGVQKTDIPAAYPQVHDMRLEHPEAAAENYYPDWSRTTFMDIRNVERLTLDGIRFHALREDTRESYIIEGSNTLKLDIVE, from the coding sequence ATGACCATGACTGATATTTTTGATGTGAAGCGGTACGGCGCCGCCGGTGATGGGGTAACGGTGGATACCCGTGCAATCCAGCAGGCCATTGATGAATGCCATGGGTCCGGCGGCGGGACTGTCGTGCTAAGCGGCGGAACGTTTGTTTCGGGGACGATTATCCTTAAATCGAATGTGAACCTGCAGCTTAATCCTTCCGCAGTGCTGCTTGCCAGCCCGGACATCTACGATTTCTCGGAGGACACCCATTATAACCGCTATATTAATGAAAAGGATATGGACAGATGCTTCATTTATGCAGAGGATGCTGTCAATGTCAGCATTACCGGCCAGGGTGAGATTAACGGCAACGCCGAGAACTTCCCTAATGAGGGCAGTATCTACCGGCCGATGATGATGCGCTTTCTGCGCTGCAGCAACATTCATGTCACCGGACTGAGACTCTATAACTCGACTGCCTGGACGACCGCCTTTCTGGATAGTGAGAATATCTGGTGTGAAAATCTAGATATCAGGAACGACAAAAAATACAACGGTGACGGATTGGACTATGACGGCTGCCGGAATGTGTTCATCTCGGGCTGCAAAATCCTCGGTACCGATGATAATCTCTGTCTTCAAGCCGGCAGTAAGGATTATCCGATGAAAAATGTGCATATCGTCAACTGCCATTTCACTTCAATCTGCGCCGGCATCCGGATCGGGCTGAAGTCGGTCGGGGATATTTCGAGTGTCACGATTCATAACTGCACCTTCGAAAATGTGTGGCGGGAAGGGATCAAGATTGAATGCACAGAGGGCGGCAGCATCAGCGATATCGTGGCTTCGGGTCTGGTCATGCGGAATGTATCCCGTCCCGTCTTTATTCTGCTGAATAACCGGCTTGAAGAGATCGGCTCCTCCATCGGGCTTGAGCGCATGCCGGAGATCGGCTCGCTTGAACGGATTATGCTGTCAGACATCATTGCCACTGACGATGAAGAGATGTACAAGACCCATTACCGGTTCACAGATGACATTATGGGCAGCCCGTCCTTTAACGGTATCCGTGTTGATGCGTGCAGGGAGCATCCGATCCGCGATCTGATCCTTAGAAATATCATGTATACTTGCGCCGGTGGCGTACAAAAAACAGATATCCCTGCTGCTTATCCGCAGGTCCATGATATGCGGCTGGAGCATCCGGAGGCAGCTGCAGAGAATTACTATCCCGACTGGAGCCGGACCACCTTCATGGATATCCGGAATGTGGAGCGGCTTACTTTAGACGGCATCAGATTCCACGCGCTGCGGGAGGATACACGGGAATCCTATATAATAGAAGGAAGTAACACGCTCAAGCTGGATATTGTGGAATAA
- a CDS encoding alpha/beta hydrolase family protein, protein MDYTTDAYIKALYQRTEAARNNRELCLTQNEQRNWLRSRLKQALGELPEASAPLNPVLLERVEYKKFILERISYSTEEALHVPVIVLVPKTGNGPWPAVLACHGHGNGQLDAAGLNSDYRELEEPGIHNRFAVRLVKQGMIVVIPEILGFGVRRVAEEMKNASSPSSCSTLVSQLMLFGRTLAGMRVYEAMRAVDYLSMRPDSDSSRIGIFGFSGGSLIAAYAAALDERIKAAVLCGWTNTFAGSILALHHCIDNYLPGILQAAEQPELVGLIAPRALFIESGVHDPIFPVQHVHSAISRLQQIYSARDAGSRLSYDLHPGKHEISGKVSVPWLYGMLITEAVNQG, encoded by the coding sequence ATGGATTATACAACGGATGCTTATATTAAGGCCTTGTATCAACGGACAGAAGCTGCGAGAAACAACCGGGAGTTATGCCTGACACAGAATGAACAGCGGAATTGGCTGAGGAGCAGACTGAAACAGGCACTGGGAGAGCTGCCGGAGGCTTCAGCTCCTCTTAATCCTGTGCTGCTGGAGCGTGTTGAATACAAAAAATTTATTCTGGAGCGTATTTCTTATTCCACTGAAGAAGCTCTTCATGTGCCCGTTATCGTGCTGGTCCCCAAGACTGGCAATGGGCCGTGGCCGGCAGTACTGGCCTGCCATGGACATGGCAACGGACAGCTTGATGCCGCAGGTCTGAATTCGGATTACAGGGAATTGGAGGAGCCGGGTATACACAACCGGTTCGCTGTCCGGCTGGTTAAGCAGGGGATGATCGTCGTAATCCCTGAGATCCTGGGCTTTGGGGTGCGCCGGGTGGCAGAGGAGATGAAGAACGCTTCCAGTCCAAGTTCCTGCAGCACCCTGGTTTCACAGCTAATGTTATTCGGCAGGACGCTTGCCGGAATGAGAGTCTATGAAGCGATGCGGGCGGTGGATTATCTTTCGATGCGCCCGGATAGTGATTCTTCCCGGATCGGGATATTCGGCTTCTCCGGAGGCAGTCTGATTGCCGCCTATGCCGCCGCGCTGGATGAACGGATCAAAGCGGCTGTACTGTGCGGCTGGACGAACACCTTTGCCGGCAGCATTCTGGCTTTGCATCACTGCATTGACAATTATCTGCCCGGAATCTTGCAGGCTGCCGAGCAACCGGAGCTGGTTGGTTTAATCGCCCCCAGAGCCCTGTTCATTGAATCGGGCGTCCATGATCCGATCTTCCCTGTGCAGCATGTGCATTCTGCCATTTCTCGGCTGCAGCAGATATACTCGGCCCGGGATGCCGGGTCCCGGCTGTCGTATGATCTTCATCCCGGCAAGCATGAAATCTCCGGCAAAGTGTCAGTGCCGTGGCTGTACGGGATGCTGATCACTGAGGCTGTAAATCAGGGTTAG
- a CDS encoding LysR family transcriptional regulator, with product MNNFELYKVFYWAAKTGSLSQAAKALFITQPSVSHAIKQLEDSFGLTLFNRNSKGVALTPEGATLYSYIEQSHILITQAEKKMAELKNLDNGELRIGGSDSLFKHYLLPFIETFHQRYPGIRLHLIHGTTPEVISYLKEGQVDLGVVRIPIADPQLEVWQGLQLQDCFVAGSSHYPELNEKVLTIGELLRYPIILFSRRSRARAAVSDLFRGYGYELKPEIEVGSVGLLIEFARKGLGISFVTREFVSKELEEGSLFEIKLDVQLPPAQVGIMTRRNMPLTTAASKFIEITGTV from the coding sequence ATGAACAATTTCGAATTATACAAGGTTTTTTACTGGGCAGCCAAAACGGGAAGCCTGTCCCAGGCAGCCAAGGCGCTGTTTATCACCCAGCCGAGCGTCAGCCATGCCATCAAGCAGCTGGAGGACAGCTTCGGGCTTACCCTGTTCAACCGCAATTCCAAGGGCGTTGCCCTGACGCCGGAGGGCGCTACACTTTACTCTTACATTGAGCAGTCCCATATCCTCATCACCCAGGCGGAGAAAAAAATGGCCGAGCTCAAAAATCTCGATAACGGCGAGCTGCGTATCGGCGGCAGTGACTCCCTGTTCAAGCATTACCTGCTGCCCTTTATCGAAACCTTTCATCAGCGTTACCCCGGCATCCGGCTGCACCTAATCCATGGAACCACCCCTGAAGTCATCTCTTATCTAAAAGAGGGCCAGGTCGATCTGGGCGTCGTCCGCATTCCGATTGCCGATCCCCAGCTTGAGGTGTGGCAGGGTCTGCAGCTGCAGGACTGTTTTGTTGCCGGCAGCAGCCATTATCCGGAGCTGAACGAAAAGGTGCTGACCATCGGGGAGCTTCTGCGCTACCCGATCATCCTCTTTTCCCGCAGAAGCCGTGCCCGGGCAGCAGTCAGTGACCTGTTCCGGGGCTACGGCTATGAGCTGAAGCCGGAAATTGAAGTCGGCAGTGTCGGACTGCTGATTGAATTTGCCCGTAAAGGTCTGGGGATCTCCTTTGTAACCCGGGAGTTCGTCTCCAAAGAGCTGGAGGAGGGTTCGCTGTTCGAGATTAAGCTGGATGTCCAGCTTCCCCCGGCTCAGGTGGGTATTATGACCAGGCGCAACATGCCGCTGACTACGGCGGCGAGCAAGTTTATTGAGATTACGGGGACGGTGTGA
- the zwf gene encoding glucose-6-phosphate dehydrogenase → MEATTFVLFGATGDLARRKIYPALYNLFLDRKLHDSFAVIGLGRREVADEAYQAMVERSLRDFSRREVKDTASVRSFLKAFRYNVLDVGHTEDYVNLLERVEQLETSMGSTPNRMFYLSVGPEFFEPIALNIEASGLGAAKGWKRLVIEKPFGHDLLSAQELNQTLSKAFTEEEIYRIDHYLGKPMVQELDVFQQTNPVLHALWNNRYIANVQITAAETVGVEERAGYYDHVGALRDMFQNHMLQLLMMLAIRLPKDSSPDEVRFKKKEVMEALEPLDEANIEASVIRGQYTAGAIKGIAVPGYRSEPGIAAGSMNDTFVAARLQIDDPFWKGVPFYIRTGKRLKEKSTRIVIEFKEPLKQSSTLEEDDIPNLLVFEISPNEGITLQLKARDPRNKGKFKAVHIDFHTSSIEVPEAYENLIYDALHGDPSFFAHWNEVELSWKWVQPILNAFAGNSVPLYSYAAGSHGPAESDQLLAQDGHHWWLDAPVDEESEITLLDASNF, encoded by the coding sequence ATGGAGGCGACCACATTTGTTTTATTCGGAGCGACAGGAGATCTGGCCCGCCGGAAAATATATCCTGCGCTGTACAACCTGTTTCTCGACCGCAAGCTGCATGATTCCTTCGCTGTAATTGGTCTCGGCAGAAGAGAAGTTGCTGATGAAGCTTACCAGGCCATGGTGGAGCGTTCGCTCCGGGATTTCTCCCGGCGTGAAGTGAAGGACACAGCGTCCGTACGCAGCTTCCTGAAGGCCTTCCGATATAATGTGCTGGATGTCGGGCACACTGAAGATTATGTGAATTTGCTTGAACGGGTCGAGCAGCTGGAGACAAGCATGGGCAGCACCCCTAACCGGATGTTTTATCTGTCGGTGGGGCCGGAGTTTTTTGAGCCGATTGCCCTGAACATTGAGGCCAGCGGCCTTGGGGCAGCGAAAGGCTGGAAACGGCTTGTCATCGAGAAGCCGTTCGGGCATGATCTGCTGTCTGCGCAGGAGCTGAATCAGACGCTCAGTAAGGCTTTTACCGAGGAAGAGATTTACCGGATCGATCATTATCTGGGCAAACCGATGGTGCAGGAGCTGGATGTATTCCAGCAGACCAACCCGGTACTGCATGCACTCTGGAACAACCGTTATATTGCCAATGTCCAGATTACCGCTGCCGAAACAGTTGGAGTCGAGGAAAGAGCCGGCTATTATGACCACGTTGGCGCGCTCAGGGACATGTTCCAGAACCATATGCTGCAGCTGCTGATGATGCTGGCGATCCGCCTGCCAAAGGACAGCTCACCAGACGAAGTCCGCTTCAAGAAAAAAGAAGTCATGGAAGCTCTCGAACCGCTTGACGAAGCTAATATAGAAGCCAGCGTTATACGCGGCCAATATACAGCAGGAGCTATTAAAGGCATAGCGGTTCCCGGCTACCGTTCTGAACCGGGAATAGCTGCCGGCTCAATGAACGATACGTTTGTTGCGGCGAGACTGCAGATTGATGATCCCTTCTGGAAAGGTGTTCCCTTCTACATCCGCACCGGCAAACGCCTGAAGGAGAAGTCGACGCGGATCGTCATCGAATTCAAAGAGCCGCTGAAACAGAGCTCCACCTTAGAAGAGGATGATATTCCTAATCTGCTGGTGTTTGAGATCAGCCCGAATGAAGGCATTACGTTGCAGCTCAAAGCCAGAGATCCGCGGAACAAAGGCAAGTTCAAGGCCGTTCATATCGACTTCCATACCAGCTCCATAGAGGTGCCGGAGGCGTACGAGAACCTGATCTATGATGCACTGCATGGAGATCCGTCGTTCTTTGCCCACTGGAATGAGGTAGAGCTGTCCTGGAAATGGGTACAGCCGATCCTGAACGCTTTTGCCGGCAATTCCGTGCCGTTATATTCCTATGCCGCAGGTTCACACGGACCGGCTGAGTCTGATCAGCTGCTGGCGCAGGACGGTCATCACTGGTGGCTGGATGCGCCAGTTGACGAGGAAAGTGAGATTACTCTGCTGGATGCTTCAAATTTTTAA
- the fsa gene encoding fructose-6-phosphate aldolase → MKFFIDTANVEDIKKAYKIGVLSGVTTNPSLVAKEGVKFEDRIAEILQTVPEVESVSAEVTPDAITAEQMIAEADELIKINNYDKNITIKLPMTLAGLEACRYLTQKGVKTNVTLIFTVNQALLAARAGATYVSPFLGRLDDISEDGVQLIVKVAELFRIHKLDAQIIAASVRHPDHVTRVAMAGAHIATIPFSVIEQISKHPLTDQGLEKFAADWKKAPQV, encoded by the coding sequence ATGAAGTTTTTCATCGACACAGCAAATGTAGAAGACATTAAAAAAGCGTACAAAATCGGAGTCCTGTCCGGGGTTACCACCAATCCGTCGCTCGTAGCCAAAGAAGGCGTGAAATTCGAAGACCGCATTGCTGAAATCCTTCAGACTGTGCCTGAAGTGGAATCTGTATCCGCTGAAGTAACTCCTGACGCTATTACTGCAGAGCAGATGATTGCCGAGGCTGATGAGCTGATCAAGATCAATAATTACGATAAAAATATTACGATCAAGCTGCCGATGACCCTTGCGGGCCTTGAAGCCTGCCGTTACCTGACTCAAAAAGGCGTAAAAACCAACGTAACCCTAATCTTCACTGTGAACCAGGCGCTGCTGGCTGCCCGTGCCGGAGCTACTTATGTATCGCCGTTTCTCGGCCGTCTTGATGATATCTCTGAAGACGGTGTTCAGCTGATTGTAAAAGTTGCTGAGCTGTTCCGCATTCACAAGCTGGATGCCCAGATTATCGCTGCTTCCGTCCGTCACCCGGATCACGTTACCCGTGTAGCTATGGCTGGTGCGCATATCGCCACTATTCCGTTCAGCGTAATTGAGCAGATTTCCAAGCACCCGCTGACAGATCAGGGTCTGGAAAAGTTCGCTGCTGACTGGAAAAAGGCTCCACAGGTTTAA
- the gndA gene encoding NADP-dependent phosphogluconate dehydrogenase, whose product MGKQQIGVVGLAVMGKNLAMNMESKGFSVAVYNRSSEKTDELLAEAAGKNFVGAYSVEEFVQSLELPRKIMIMVKAGKPTDDTIQQLIPFLSPGDILIDGGNAFFPDTQRRNKELQAQGFRFIGAGVSGGEEGALKGPAIMPGGQQDAYELVEPILTAISAKVDGDPCSTYIGPDGAGHYVKMVHNGIEYGDMQLIGEAYQLLKDVLGLDTAELHEIFAEWNRGELSSYLIEITADIFAKADPETGKPMVDVILDSAGQKGTGKWTSQNALDLGVPLSIITESVFARFLSAMKEERVAASKRLQGPEVKSFDGDAKEFIEAVRKALYASKIASYAQGFAQMRVASDEYNWNLNYGSIAMIFRGGCIIRAGFLQNIKDAYDRDPELKNLFLDEYFSNVVHSYQDAWRDVVALAVKRGIPVPAFASGLAYYDSYRSERLPANLLQAQRDYFGAHTFERVDKPGSFHFQWMSQGE is encoded by the coding sequence ATGGGTAAACAGCAGATTGGTGTGGTCGGCTTGGCCGTTATGGGCAAGAACCTGGCCATGAATATGGAGAGCAAGGGATTTTCAGTAGCAGTATACAACCGTTCTTCTGAAAAAACGGATGAGCTGCTTGCTGAAGCAGCAGGCAAAAACTTTGTCGGTGCTTACAGCGTTGAAGAATTTGTACAATCGCTTGAGCTCCCGCGTAAAATTATGATCATGGTTAAGGCCGGCAAGCCGACCGACGATACCATCCAGCAGCTAATTCCGTTTCTTTCGCCGGGGGATATTCTGATTGACGGCGGCAACGCCTTTTTCCCGGACACACAGCGCCGTAACAAGGAGCTGCAGGCCCAGGGCTTCCGCTTTATCGGCGCAGGTGTATCGGGCGGTGAAGAGGGCGCACTGAAAGGGCCGGCGATTATGCCGGGCGGCCAGCAGGATGCCTACGAGCTGGTAGAACCGATTCTGACAGCTATCTCCGCAAAAGTGGACGGCGACCCGTGCTCGACTTACATCGGACCGGACGGAGCCGGACACTATGTTAAGATGGTTCACAACGGCATCGAGTACGGCGATATGCAACTGATCGGTGAAGCATACCAGCTGCTGAAGGATGTACTGGGGCTCGATACTGCAGAGCTGCATGAGATTTTTGCCGAATGGAACCGCGGGGAGCTGAGCAGCTATCTGATCGAGATTACAGCTGACATCTTTGCCAAAGCAGACCCGGAAACCGGCAAGCCGATGGTTGATGTGATCCTTGATTCCGCCGGCCAGAAGGGCACAGGCAAATGGACCAGCCAGAACGCACTGGATCTCGGCGTGCCGCTGTCCATCATCACGGAGTCCGTCTTTGCCCGCTTCCTCTCGGCGATGAAGGAAGAGCGTGTGGCAGCAAGCAAGCGACTGCAGGGTCCTGAAGTCAAGAGCTTTGACGGGGATGCCAAGGAATTTATCGAAGCTGTCCGCAAAGCGCTTTACGCCAGCAAAATCGCCTCCTACGCCCAGGGCTTCGCCCAAATGCGCGTGGCTTCGGACGAATACAACTGGAACCTGAACTACGGCAGCATCGCTATGATTTTCCGCGGCGGCTGTATTATCCGTGCCGGCTTCCTGCAGAACATCAAGGATGCCTATGACCGTGATCCTGAGCTGAAGAACCTGTTCCTCGATGAATACTTCAGCAATGTTGTCCATAGCTATCAGGACGCATGGAGAGACGTAGTAGCATTAGCCGTTAAACGCGGCATTCCAGTTCCGGCGTTTGCCTCCGGACTGGCTTACTATGACAGCTACCGCTCCGAACGTCTGCCAGCCAACCTGCTGCAGGCACAACGTGATTACTTCGGTGCACATACCTTTGAACGTGTTGACAAGCCGGGCAGCTTCCATTTCCAGTGGATGAGCCAAGGCGAATAA
- a CDS encoding ROK family protein translates to MKNANANLMKEINLNNVRQVMKQAGTATKPQLAALTKLSVVTVNSLVKELLDSNELVEDQTVASGGGRPALTYRFNYNYSQALVLYLKEKQGQRVASAAVINLGNEIVSQKEYVLPAFKQQYFAEIISSFLTACPQVKVIGMGIPGQIVNGRIVVASHQELEGATLIEELEQQFQLPVMVENDVNAAVFGYQASRGTADRQCITGIYFPKKYPPGMGIYLNGNIIRGKNGMAGEIKFLPQKIDWYAEGREEVLLQAACRIIQSVNAVLAPDQIVIYQEITEAARWNEFWNGYQAQEPMPHYPEVILSNTFQAEYEAGMRMLTLQALDPVSIQF, encoded by the coding sequence ATGAAGAACGCAAATGCCAATCTGATGAAAGAAATCAATCTGAATAATGTGCGCCAGGTGATGAAGCAGGCCGGAACAGCAACCAAGCCACAGCTGGCTGCGCTGACGAAGCTTAGTGTGGTGACGGTTAACTCGCTGGTCAAGGAGCTGCTGGATTCAAATGAACTGGTTGAAGACCAGACCGTTGCATCCGGCGGAGGCCGGCCGGCCCTGACCTACCGGTTCAACTATAATTACAGCCAGGCGCTGGTTCTTTACCTGAAAGAGAAACAAGGCCAGCGCGTTGCTTCCGCAGCCGTAATCAATCTTGGAAACGAGATCGTGAGCCAAAAGGAATATGTGCTGCCTGCCTTTAAACAGCAGTATTTTGCTGAGATCATCAGCAGCTTTCTTACTGCCTGCCCGCAGGTAAAAGTAATCGGCATGGGCATTCCAGGTCAGATCGTTAACGGCAGAATTGTCGTGGCCAGCCACCAGGAGCTGGAAGGGGCCACTTTGATTGAAGAGCTGGAGCAGCAGTTTCAGCTGCCGGTTATGGTGGAGAATGATGTTAACGCTGCAGTCTTCGGTTACCAGGCTTCCCGGGGAACTGCAGACAGGCAATGTATAACAGGTATCTACTTTCCGAAAAAGTATCCGCCCGGCATGGGCATTTATCTGAACGGAAATATCATCAGAGGCAAAAATGGCATGGCTGGAGAGATTAAATTCCTGCCGCAGAAAATTGACTGGTACGCTGAAGGGAGAGAAGAAGTGCTACTGCAGGCGGCCTGCCGGATTATCCAAAGTGTGAATGCCGTTCTTGCCCCTGATCAAATTGTGATCTATCAGGAGATAACGGAAGCTGCACGCTGGAATGAATTTTGGAACGGTTATCAGGCTCAGGAGCCGATGCCTCATTATCCTGAAGTGATTCTGAGCAATACCTTTCAGGCAGAGTATGAAGCAGGGATGCGTATGTTAACTTTGCAAGCACTTGATCCGGTCAGCATTCAATTTTAG
- a CDS encoding MFS transporter, whose product MATWFLVIIYLAFISLGLPDSLLGSAWPVMQPELNASLDSAGLIAMIIAAGTIVSSLASGKMIEWLGTGKVTLISCLMTAAALLGFSAAPSLMWLLLLAIPLGLGAGSVDAALNNYVAAHYKAHHMNWLHCFWGVGATMGPIIMSFYMTGGSWRGGYAAVAVIQFALVVILLVTLPLWSKIAAVHEQNKADEEPEPKHSGKDTSETGTAAKTNIFRIKGVKTTLIAFLFYCGVEMTVGLWGASFLVGTRELDAQTAAAWISMYYGGITIGRLLSGFITLRVSNKILIRSGQLVALAGGVILLLPLPDSFLLVGLILIGLGLAPIYPGLLHETPARFGKENSTRLMGYQMAVAYTGTTLLPPLFGFFAAKTTVAIFPFTVLLFLSLMFMSAENVNRVIRGKRTGIQ is encoded by the coding sequence ATGGCAACCTGGTTTCTGGTTATTATTTATCTGGCCTTTATCAGTCTGGGGCTTCCTGATTCTCTGCTTGGCTCAGCATGGCCGGTCATGCAGCCAGAATTGAATGCTTCATTAGATTCTGCGGGTCTTATCGCCATGATTATCGCTGCGGGAACCATTGTGTCCAGCCTGGCCAGCGGAAAGATGATTGAGTGGCTGGGGACCGGTAAAGTCACATTGATCAGCTGTCTTATGACGGCAGCAGCGCTGCTGGGCTTCTCGGCGGCACCTTCACTGATGTGGCTGCTGCTGCTGGCGATTCCCTTAGGGCTGGGAGCAGGCTCGGTCGATGCGGCGCTCAACAACTATGTAGCAGCCCATTATAAAGCGCATCATATGAATTGGCTGCACTGCTTTTGGGGAGTCGGGGCAACAATGGGCCCTATCATTATGTCTTTCTATATGACGGGGGGCTCCTGGCGCGGCGGTTATGCAGCAGTGGCAGTCATCCAGTTTGCACTTGTTGTTATTTTACTCGTAACGCTGCCGCTGTGGTCCAAAATAGCCGCTGTACATGAACAGAATAAGGCTGATGAGGAGCCAGAGCCGAAGCATTCCGGGAAAGACACCAGTGAAACAGGAACAGCCGCCAAGACCAATATCTTTAGGATAAAAGGGGTGAAAACGACCCTGATCGCTTTTCTGTTCTACTGCGGGGTAGAGATGACCGTCGGCTTATGGGGAGCCAGCTTTCTGGTAGGAACGCGTGAGCTTGATGCGCAGACAGCTGCCGCGTGGATCTCCATGTATTACGGTGGGATTACCATCGGACGGCTGCTCTCGGGATTCATCACGTTAAGGGTGAGCAATAAAATACTGATCCGCTCGGGCCAGCTTGTGGCCCTGGCGGGCGGAGTGATTTTGCTGCTGCCGCTCCCGGACTCTTTTCTGCTGGTCGGCCTGATTCTGATCGGTCTGGGGCTGGCTCCGATTTATCCGGGACTGCTGCATGAAACGCCAGCGCGCTTCGGCAAAGAAAATTCCACCCGGCTCATGGGCTATCAGATGGCTGTTGCCTATACAGGCACGACGCTGCTGCCCCCGTTATTCGGTTTTTTTGCCGCTAAGACAACTGTAGCCATCTTCCCGTTTACAGTCCTGTTATTTCTGAGCCTGATGTTTATGAGTGCCGAAAATGTTAACCGGGTGATCCGCGGCAAGCGGACCGGAATCCAATAA